From Ananas comosus cultivar F153 linkage group 8, ASM154086v1, whole genome shotgun sequence, one genomic window encodes:
- the LOC109713762 gene encoding uncharacterized protein LOC109713762 isoform X1 has product MEEPYTETLDSVFTRLNLYSIDLLELLRNPKQKSASFLPEMADLLRRTPPEALQSCFDYTLFPLLLLLDAAVECRKEKKVDSGESLGALEISDRVAEGVLMCIEALLNKCHLGSVDQMVMLLKKLPYGAMLSPLEASEEFRGGIIRCLRAMLLRLQQCSVGSCSCKQTILLPTMIPITSLEVDYKTSMSNLAEPKECLLAFLQSQNASAAVGHWLSLLLQAAEVEASRGHRGSANLRREAFLTLRVLVAKVGSADALAFFLPGIVSRFARTLHVSKNMISGPAGSTLSIEHAVLGLTEFLMIVLNDKENLCEPQVSGNETTGFCPSDSNSTESVLALLRDLPINMQNQTTNIINPLVKDGDKGKSNNYHSDARSLHVQRTKEWIDETVKNVDKLLSATFPHLCVHPADKARKALVDGMRGLLFNCSYTLKRSKLLLLDCLCLLVCDDAVIVSEAAKESLESLFMQGRSLITEQEISEIFTRLIEKLPRVVLGSEETVALSHARRLLVLIYYAGPELVINHFLRSPVNAACIVECLALSLSPNSQFSGSVDKLISSKPLSVGYLFSIAELKAGAHLKDLSHGFDSFPSLASKISVIQDNDLHNPMHVHSSDYELPHIPPWFVHVGSQKLYLALAGIVRLIGLSTVAGQKPCVSLSVLVDILLDHLRKLISDLRTTDFSKDGWRAWYFQRGSGQLMRQTSAAVCMLNEIIYGLSDQSINLYLRLFSRAEETVETSCSVVWRILYENGTKDQIIHSIGSILHEYLSTEVWELPVDQHSPVLENETDNLPLHFFRDTTMLHQVIIDGIGICGILLGKDFERSGFMHSSLYMLLQKLISSSIPIRIASDAVLKVLAAASGSVTVAQLVVANADYIVDSMCRQLRHLDLNPHVPDVLASMLSYIGAAQDILPLLEEPLYRALIGGFLIKQFCSENASIILLILMISQKTMYAINKFWPRSAMRAVSLELEVLGRHEHPHLTVSFLKAVGEITKASKCEACRLPDEAQSFYAEVNSQVHIIQTMVKMNQNGNSVLSENLELNPKSDYLSLEYWEDSLCKMNEMRRYRRIVGSLAGSCLTAATPLLSSLKGPACLVALDIVENAVISIAKVEEAYKHEKQTKAAIEKAIHLLSFNDLEDAMDAADEDVDENRLLPAMNKIWPYFIICLKNKISVSVVKKCTSVLSIAIKISGGDFFVRRFHNDGPVIWKLLTVSPFRRKPLQSKDERAIVLPYRANSPSTEEPMAEISHQKIQASVLEMIAEISSNKRSATALESVLKKVSGLVVGIACNSTTGLLREAALKALEGLSSIDPDLIWLLLADVYYSLNKKETSAPPCNDLSGISQLLPPPLSSKEYLYVLYGGESFGHDIDPLAVEMAFKRIDTEISV; this is encoded by the exons ATGGAAGAGCCTTATACTGAAACCCTAGATAGCGTCTTCACTCGCCTCAACCTCTACTCGATCGACCTCCTCGAGCTCCTCCGAAACCCTAAGCAGAAGAGCGCCTCCTTCCTCCCCGAGATGGCCGATCTCCTCCGTCGCACTCCGCCCGAGGCTCTGCAATCCTGCTTCGA CTATACTTTGTTTCCGTTGCTTCTGTTGCTCGATGCTGCAGTGGAATgcaggaaggagaagaaggtcgATTCTGGGGAGAGTTTGGGTGCTCTTGAGATCAGCGATAGAGTTGCAGAGGGCGTCTTGATGTGCATCGAGGCACTTTTGAACAAATGTCATCTTGGCTCAGTCGATCAG ATGGTTATGTTGCTGAAAAAACTCCCTTACGGTGCTATGCTTTCCCCTTTGGAGGCATCGGAAGAGTTTCGTGGAGGAATAATTAGATGCTTAAGGGCTATGCTTCTCAGGCTGCAACAATGTTCCGTTGGGTCATGCTCGTGCAAGCAAACAATTCTTTTGCCTACAATGATACCGATAACTAGCTTGGAAGTTGATTACAAAACATCCATGAGTAACCTGGCAGAACCAAAGGAGTGTTTGCTTGCGTTTCTCCAGTCTCAAAATGCTTCTGCTGCTGTCGGACACTGGCTGTCACTGCTGCTTCAA GCTGCAGAAGTTGAGGCATCTAGAGGACATCGTGGGAGTGCAAATCTCCGAAGGGAAGCGTTTCTAACACTGCGTGTTCTTGTTGCCAAG GTTGGCTCTGCTGATGCACTTGCCTTTTTTCTGCCTGGCATTGTCAGTCGTTTTGCAAGAACACTCCATGTATCCAAGAATATGATAAGTGGTCCTGCTGGAAGCACATTGAGCATTGAGCATGCTGTTCTTGGGTTGACTGAGTTCTTGATGATAGTCCTAAATGATAAGGAAAATCTTTGTGAGCCCCAGGTGTCGGGAAATGAAACTACAGGGTTTTGTCCTTCTGACAGTAACTCCACTGAGTCTGTGCTGGCTTTACTACGTGATTTACCCATTAATATGCAAAATCAAACCACGAACATAATCAATCCATTGGTCAAGGATGGGGATAAGGGTAAGAGCAATAATTATCACTCTGATGCAAGATCCTTACATGTGCAACGCACGAAGGAGTGGATTGATGAAACTGTCAAAAATGTTGATAAACTGCTGTCTGCGACATTTCCACAT CTTTGTGTTCATCCTGCAGACAAGGCAAGGAAAGCTCTTGTTGATGGTATGAGAGGGCTATTGTTTAATTGCAGTTACACTTTGAAGAGGAGCAAATTATTGCTTTTA GATTGTTTATGCTTGCTGGTCTGTGATGATGCAGTTATTGTGTCTGAAGCTGCAAAGGAGTCCCTTGAGTCATTGTTCATGCAGGGTAGGAGTCTAATAACAGAACAAGAGATTTCTGAAATATTTACCAG ACTTATTGAAAAGCTACCACGAGTGGTTCTTGGAAGTGAGGAGACAGTTGCGCTTTCACATGCAAGGAGACTACTGGTCTTAATTTATTATGCAGGTCCAGAGCTTGTCATAAATCATTTTCTTCGTTCTCCT GTAAATGCTGCTTGTATTGTTGAATGTTTAGCCTTATCCTTGAGTCCTAATTCGCAATTTTCGGGTTCTGTTGATAAGCTCATCTCATCAAAGCCCCTTTCTGTTGGATACTTATTCTCTATTGCCGAGTTAAAAGCTGGTGCCCATCTTAAAGATCTAAGTCATGGATTTGATAGCTTTCCGTCACTTGCCTCCAAGATATCTGTCATCCAAGATAATGACTTGCATAATCCTATGCATGTACATAGCAGTGATTATGAGCTCCCTCATATACCTCCATGGTTTGTTCATGTTGGTAGCCAGAAACTCTACCTTGCGCTTGCTGGAATCGTGAGACTCATTGGTCTATCCACTGTTGCAG GTCAAAAACCTTGTGTGTCGCTATCGGTCCTTGTCGATATTCTGCTGGACCATTTAAGGAAGTTGATTTCAGATCTTCGAACAACAGATTTTAGTAAAGATGGTTGGCGAGCATGGTATTTTCAGAGGGGCTCAGGACAGTTAATGCGTCAGACAAGTGCAGCAGTTTGTATGTTAAACGAAATAATATATGGTTTATCAGATCAATCAATCAATCTGTACTTGAGGTTGTTCAGCAGGGCAGAAGAAACTGTTGAAACTTCTTGTAGTGTAGTTTGGAGGATACTGTATGAAAATGGTACCAAGGACCAAATAATTCATTCTATAGGGAGTATTCTACATGAGTATCTTTCTACTGAAGTATGGGAGCTTCCGGTAGATCAGCACTCACCAGTGCTTGAAAATGAAACAGACAATCTTCCTTTGCACTTTTTCCGTGATACTACAATGCTACACCAA GTTATTATAGATGGAATAGGAATCTGTGGTATACTTCTTGGAAAAGATTTTGAGCGCAGTGGATTTATGCACTCTTCCCTCTATATGTTGCTTCAAAAGCTTATCAGCTCCAGTATTCCAATAAGAATTGCATCTGATGCTGTCTTAAAAGtgcttgctgctgcttctgGCTCTGTCACG GTGGCGCAGCTAGTTGTGGCAAATGCGGACTACATTGTCGATTCTATGTGCAGACAACTGCGGCATTTGGATCTCAATCCCCATGTTCCGGACGTGCTTGCTTCTATGCTATCATATATTGGTGCTGCTCAGGATATCCTGCCATTATTAGAAGAGCCG CTTTATAGGGCACTCATTGGTGGTTTTCTTATAAAACAGTTCTGTTCTGAAAATGCTTCAATTATTCTATTGATCCTCATGATTTCCCAAAAGACAATGTATGCCATAAACAAG TTCTGGCCAAGAAGTGCT ATGCGAGCTGTTTCTTTAGAGCTGGAGGTCCTTGGTAGGCATGAACACCCACATTTGACTGTTTCATTCCTAAAG GCTGTCGGTGAAATTACTAAGGCATCAAAATGTGAGGCTTGTAGGTTGCCTGATGAGGCCCAGTCATTTTATGCAGAAGTTAATTCTCAGGTTCATATTATTCAGACTATGGTGAAGATGAATCAGAACGGAAATAGTGTACTTTCAG AAAACTTGGAACTCAATCCCAAAAGTGATTACCTTTCTTTGGAATATTGGGAGGATTCGTTATGCAAGATGAATGAAATGAGAAGATACAGGCGAATAGTTGGATCTCTTGCTGGCTCTTGCTTAACAGCTGCGACTCCACTTCTTTCTTCACTAAAAGGGCCAGCTTGTCTGGTGGCCCTTGACATTGTGGAG AATGCAGTCATATCTATTGCTAAAGTGGAGGAAGCTTACAAGCATGAGAAGCAAACCAAAGCTGCAATTGAGAAAGCAATTCATCTTTTGTCGTTTAATGATCTCGAAGATGCTATGGATGCTGCGGACGAAGATGTTGATGAGAATAGACTGCTTCCAGCTATGAACAAGATCTGGCCATACTTTATTATTTGCCTTAAAAATAAGATTTCAGTG TCTGTTGTCAAGAAATGCACGAGTGTCTTAAGCATAGCAATAAAGATATCTGGTGGGGACTTCTTTGTTCGTCGGTTCCATAATGACGGACCCGTTATTTGGAAGCTCCTGACTGTATCACCATTTCGGAGAAAACCCCTGCAATCAAAGGACGAAAGAGCAATCGTTCTACCCTACAGAGCTAACTCTCCATCTACCGAGGAGCCAATGGCTGAGATCTCTCACCAGAAAATCCAGGCTTCAGTCCTAGAAATGATTGCTGAGATTTCCTCCAATAAAAGAAGTGCCACAGCATTAGAGAGTGTCCTAAAGAAGGTCAGTGGCCTTGTTGTAGGGATTGCATGCAACAGCACGACAGGGCTTCTTCGAGAAGCTGCTTTAAAGGCTTTGGAAGGACTTTCCTCTATTGATCCGGACCTGATATGGCTTCTTCTAGCTGATGTGTATTACTCGTTGAACAAGAAGGAAACGTCTGCCCCACCATGTAATGATTTATCTGGGATTTCACAGCTTCTACCGCCGCCGTTGTCTTCGAAAGAGTACCTGTATGTGCTGTATGGTGGAGAGAGTTTTGGGCATGATATAGATCCCTTGGCGGTTGAGATGGCATTTAAAAGGATAGATACTGAGATATCTGTATGA
- the LOC109713762 gene encoding uncharacterized protein LOC109713762 isoform X2, producing MEEPYTETLDSVFTRLNLYSIDLLELLRNPKQKSASFLPEMADLLRRTPPEALQSCFDYTLFPLLLLLDAAVECRKEKKVDSGESLGALEISDRVAEGVLMCIEALLNKCHLGSVDQMVMLLKKLPYGAMLSPLEASEEFRGGIIRCLRAMLLRLQQCSVGSCSCKQTILLPTMIPITSLEVDYKTSMSNLAEPKECLLAFLQSQNASAAVGHWLSLLLQAAEVEASRGHRGSANLRREAFLTLRVLVAKVGSADALAFFLPGIVSRFARTLHVSKNMISGPAGSTLSIEHAVLGLTEFLMIVLNDKENLCEPQVSGNETTGFCPSDSNSTESVLALLRDLPINMQNQTTNIINPLVKDGDKGKSNNYHSDARSLHVQRTKEWIDETVKNVDKLLSATFPHLCVHPADKARKALVDGMRGLLFNCSYTLKRSKLLLLDCLCLLVCDDAVIVSEAAKESLESLFMQGRSLITEQEISEIFTRLIEKLPRVVLGSEETVALSHARRLLVLIYYAGPELVINHFLRSPVNAACIVECLALSLSPNSQFSGSVDKLISSKPLSVGYLFSIAELKAGAHLKDLSHGFDSFPSLASKISVIQDNDLHNPMHVHSSDYELPHIPPWFVHVGSQKLYLALAGIVRLIGLSTVAGQKPCVSLSVLVDILLDHLRKLISDLRTTDFSKDGWRAWYFQRGSGQLMRQTSAAVCMLNEIIYGLSDQSINLYLRLFSRAEETVETSCSVVWRILYENGTKDQIIHSIGSILHEYLSTEVWELPVDQHSPVLENETDNLPLHFFRDTTMLHQVIIDGIGICGILLGKDFERSGFMHSSLYMLLQKLISSSIPIRIASDAVLKVLAAASGSVTVAQLVVANADYIVDSMCRQLRHLDLNPHVPDVLASMLSYIGAAQDILPLLEEPMRAVSLELEVLGRHEHPHLTVSFLKAVGEITKASKCEACRLPDEAQSFYAEVNSQVHIIQTMVKMNQNGNSVLSENLELNPKSDYLSLEYWEDSLCKMNEMRRYRRIVGSLAGSCLTAATPLLSSLKGPACLVALDIVENAVISIAKVEEAYKHEKQTKAAIEKAIHLLSFNDLEDAMDAADEDVDENRLLPAMNKIWPYFIICLKNKISVSVVKKCTSVLSIAIKISGGDFFVRRFHNDGPVIWKLLTVSPFRRKPLQSKDERAIVLPYRANSPSTEEPMAEISHQKIQASVLEMIAEISSNKRSATALESVLKKVSGLVVGIACNSTTGLLREAALKALEGLSSIDPDLIWLLLADVYYSLNKKETSAPPCNDLSGISQLLPPPLSSKEYLYVLYGGESFGHDIDPLAVEMAFKRIDTEISV from the exons ATGGAAGAGCCTTATACTGAAACCCTAGATAGCGTCTTCACTCGCCTCAACCTCTACTCGATCGACCTCCTCGAGCTCCTCCGAAACCCTAAGCAGAAGAGCGCCTCCTTCCTCCCCGAGATGGCCGATCTCCTCCGTCGCACTCCGCCCGAGGCTCTGCAATCCTGCTTCGA CTATACTTTGTTTCCGTTGCTTCTGTTGCTCGATGCTGCAGTGGAATgcaggaaggagaagaaggtcgATTCTGGGGAGAGTTTGGGTGCTCTTGAGATCAGCGATAGAGTTGCAGAGGGCGTCTTGATGTGCATCGAGGCACTTTTGAACAAATGTCATCTTGGCTCAGTCGATCAG ATGGTTATGTTGCTGAAAAAACTCCCTTACGGTGCTATGCTTTCCCCTTTGGAGGCATCGGAAGAGTTTCGTGGAGGAATAATTAGATGCTTAAGGGCTATGCTTCTCAGGCTGCAACAATGTTCCGTTGGGTCATGCTCGTGCAAGCAAACAATTCTTTTGCCTACAATGATACCGATAACTAGCTTGGAAGTTGATTACAAAACATCCATGAGTAACCTGGCAGAACCAAAGGAGTGTTTGCTTGCGTTTCTCCAGTCTCAAAATGCTTCTGCTGCTGTCGGACACTGGCTGTCACTGCTGCTTCAA GCTGCAGAAGTTGAGGCATCTAGAGGACATCGTGGGAGTGCAAATCTCCGAAGGGAAGCGTTTCTAACACTGCGTGTTCTTGTTGCCAAG GTTGGCTCTGCTGATGCACTTGCCTTTTTTCTGCCTGGCATTGTCAGTCGTTTTGCAAGAACACTCCATGTATCCAAGAATATGATAAGTGGTCCTGCTGGAAGCACATTGAGCATTGAGCATGCTGTTCTTGGGTTGACTGAGTTCTTGATGATAGTCCTAAATGATAAGGAAAATCTTTGTGAGCCCCAGGTGTCGGGAAATGAAACTACAGGGTTTTGTCCTTCTGACAGTAACTCCACTGAGTCTGTGCTGGCTTTACTACGTGATTTACCCATTAATATGCAAAATCAAACCACGAACATAATCAATCCATTGGTCAAGGATGGGGATAAGGGTAAGAGCAATAATTATCACTCTGATGCAAGATCCTTACATGTGCAACGCACGAAGGAGTGGATTGATGAAACTGTCAAAAATGTTGATAAACTGCTGTCTGCGACATTTCCACAT CTTTGTGTTCATCCTGCAGACAAGGCAAGGAAAGCTCTTGTTGATGGTATGAGAGGGCTATTGTTTAATTGCAGTTACACTTTGAAGAGGAGCAAATTATTGCTTTTA GATTGTTTATGCTTGCTGGTCTGTGATGATGCAGTTATTGTGTCTGAAGCTGCAAAGGAGTCCCTTGAGTCATTGTTCATGCAGGGTAGGAGTCTAATAACAGAACAAGAGATTTCTGAAATATTTACCAG ACTTATTGAAAAGCTACCACGAGTGGTTCTTGGAAGTGAGGAGACAGTTGCGCTTTCACATGCAAGGAGACTACTGGTCTTAATTTATTATGCAGGTCCAGAGCTTGTCATAAATCATTTTCTTCGTTCTCCT GTAAATGCTGCTTGTATTGTTGAATGTTTAGCCTTATCCTTGAGTCCTAATTCGCAATTTTCGGGTTCTGTTGATAAGCTCATCTCATCAAAGCCCCTTTCTGTTGGATACTTATTCTCTATTGCCGAGTTAAAAGCTGGTGCCCATCTTAAAGATCTAAGTCATGGATTTGATAGCTTTCCGTCACTTGCCTCCAAGATATCTGTCATCCAAGATAATGACTTGCATAATCCTATGCATGTACATAGCAGTGATTATGAGCTCCCTCATATACCTCCATGGTTTGTTCATGTTGGTAGCCAGAAACTCTACCTTGCGCTTGCTGGAATCGTGAGACTCATTGGTCTATCCACTGTTGCAG GTCAAAAACCTTGTGTGTCGCTATCGGTCCTTGTCGATATTCTGCTGGACCATTTAAGGAAGTTGATTTCAGATCTTCGAACAACAGATTTTAGTAAAGATGGTTGGCGAGCATGGTATTTTCAGAGGGGCTCAGGACAGTTAATGCGTCAGACAAGTGCAGCAGTTTGTATGTTAAACGAAATAATATATGGTTTATCAGATCAATCAATCAATCTGTACTTGAGGTTGTTCAGCAGGGCAGAAGAAACTGTTGAAACTTCTTGTAGTGTAGTTTGGAGGATACTGTATGAAAATGGTACCAAGGACCAAATAATTCATTCTATAGGGAGTATTCTACATGAGTATCTTTCTACTGAAGTATGGGAGCTTCCGGTAGATCAGCACTCACCAGTGCTTGAAAATGAAACAGACAATCTTCCTTTGCACTTTTTCCGTGATACTACAATGCTACACCAA GTTATTATAGATGGAATAGGAATCTGTGGTATACTTCTTGGAAAAGATTTTGAGCGCAGTGGATTTATGCACTCTTCCCTCTATATGTTGCTTCAAAAGCTTATCAGCTCCAGTATTCCAATAAGAATTGCATCTGATGCTGTCTTAAAAGtgcttgctgctgcttctgGCTCTGTCACG GTGGCGCAGCTAGTTGTGGCAAATGCGGACTACATTGTCGATTCTATGTGCAGACAACTGCGGCATTTGGATCTCAATCCCCATGTTCCGGACGTGCTTGCTTCTATGCTATCATATATTGGTGCTGCTCAGGATATCCTGCCATTATTAGAAGAGCCG ATGCGAGCTGTTTCTTTAGAGCTGGAGGTCCTTGGTAGGCATGAACACCCACATTTGACTGTTTCATTCCTAAAG GCTGTCGGTGAAATTACTAAGGCATCAAAATGTGAGGCTTGTAGGTTGCCTGATGAGGCCCAGTCATTTTATGCAGAAGTTAATTCTCAGGTTCATATTATTCAGACTATGGTGAAGATGAATCAGAACGGAAATAGTGTACTTTCAG AAAACTTGGAACTCAATCCCAAAAGTGATTACCTTTCTTTGGAATATTGGGAGGATTCGTTATGCAAGATGAATGAAATGAGAAGATACAGGCGAATAGTTGGATCTCTTGCTGGCTCTTGCTTAACAGCTGCGACTCCACTTCTTTCTTCACTAAAAGGGCCAGCTTGTCTGGTGGCCCTTGACATTGTGGAG AATGCAGTCATATCTATTGCTAAAGTGGAGGAAGCTTACAAGCATGAGAAGCAAACCAAAGCTGCAATTGAGAAAGCAATTCATCTTTTGTCGTTTAATGATCTCGAAGATGCTATGGATGCTGCGGACGAAGATGTTGATGAGAATAGACTGCTTCCAGCTATGAACAAGATCTGGCCATACTTTATTATTTGCCTTAAAAATAAGATTTCAGTG TCTGTTGTCAAGAAATGCACGAGTGTCTTAAGCATAGCAATAAAGATATCTGGTGGGGACTTCTTTGTTCGTCGGTTCCATAATGACGGACCCGTTATTTGGAAGCTCCTGACTGTATCACCATTTCGGAGAAAACCCCTGCAATCAAAGGACGAAAGAGCAATCGTTCTACCCTACAGAGCTAACTCTCCATCTACCGAGGAGCCAATGGCTGAGATCTCTCACCAGAAAATCCAGGCTTCAGTCCTAGAAATGATTGCTGAGATTTCCTCCAATAAAAGAAGTGCCACAGCATTAGAGAGTGTCCTAAAGAAGGTCAGTGGCCTTGTTGTAGGGATTGCATGCAACAGCACGACAGGGCTTCTTCGAGAAGCTGCTTTAAAGGCTTTGGAAGGACTTTCCTCTATTGATCCGGACCTGATATGGCTTCTTCTAGCTGATGTGTATTACTCGTTGAACAAGAAGGAAACGTCTGCCCCACCATGTAATGATTTATCTGGGATTTCACAGCTTCTACCGCCGCCGTTGTCTTCGAAAGAGTACCTGTATGTGCTGTATGGTGGAGAGAGTTTTGGGCATGATATAGATCCCTTGGCGGTTGAGATGGCATTTAAAAGGATAGATACTGAGATATCTGTATGA